A genomic region of Phragmites australis chromosome 2, lpPhrAust1.1, whole genome shotgun sequence contains the following coding sequences:
- the LOC133899210 gene encoding rhomboid-like protein 20 isoform X1 has protein sequence MQGGVSGFQNAPVTRAVALASGLLSVIFSAQRRGRALSISYQGIVENFRLWKIFPSVFAFQSTPELMFGLYLLYYFRVFERQMGSNKYSVFCLFTITVSSLLEIFSLVLLKDTNYISALASGPYGLIFASFVPFFIDIPVTSQFRIFGLNFSDKSFIYLAGLQLFLSSWKRSLIPGIFGLVAGSLYRLNVLSIRKMKVTSDIYFTVYASIPQIIASFFARYFAPSSGNASRPSRSLVRNTPSQTGRAVQNPSSTGFAPIVEPPESSVAMLVSMGFDGNAARQALMRARNDINVATNILLEAQSR, from the exons ATGCAGGGCGGCGTCTCCGGATTCC AGAACGCTCCGGTGACGCGGGCTGTCGCTCTCGCCAGCGGCCTCCTCTCCGTTATCTTCAGCGCCCAGCGACGCGGCCGCGCCCTCAGCATCTCATACCAG GGCATTGTCGAAAATTTCCGTTTATGGAAGATATTCCCATCTGTATTTGCGTTTCAGTCAACACCAGAGTTAATGTTTGGACTGTACCTTCTGTATTACTTCCGCGTATTTGAGAGGCAGATGGGCTCTAACAAATACTCG GTTTTTTGTTTGTTCACGATCACAGTGTCATCACTTCTCGAGATCTTTTCATTGGTTCTCCTGAAAG ATACAAATTACATTAGTGCACTTGCATCAGGACCTTATGGTCTCATATTTGCCTCATTTGTTCCATTCTTTATTGACATTCCTGTCACGTCACAATTCCGTATTTTTGGCCTTAATTTCAGCGACAAATCGTTCATATACCTAGCTGGTCTTCAG CTTTTTTTATCTTCTTGGAAGCGCTCCCTTATTCCTGGTATATTTGGTCTGGTTGCTGGTTCTCTCTATCGTCTAAATGTGCTCAGCATCCGCAAGATGAAGGTTACTAGCGATATCTATTTTACAGTTTATGCTTCG ATTCCACAGATTATTGCATCATTTTTCGCAAGATACTTTGCACCTTCATCAGGGAATGCATCTCGGCCCTCCAGGAGTCTTGTCAGAAACACGCCTTCTCAAACAGGGCGTGCTGTTCAG AATCCGTCGTCTACTGGATTTGCTCCAATCGTCGAGCCTCCAGAGTCGTCCGTTGCTATGCTGGTTTCAATGGGCTTTGATGGTAATGCCGCAAGACAAGCACTCATGCGAGCCAGAAATGACATCAATGTGGCCACGAACATCCTACTGGAAGCTCAGTCTCGTTGA
- the LOC133899210 gene encoding rhomboid-like protein 20 isoform X2 has product MQGGVSGFQNAPVTRAVALASGLLSVIFSAQRRGRALSISYQGIVENFRLWKIFPSVFAFQSTPELMFGLYLLYYFRVFERQMGSNKYSVFCLFTITVSSLLEIFSLVLLKDTNYISALASGPYGLIFASFVPFFIDIPVTSQFRIFGLNFSDKSFIYLAGLQLFLSSWKRSLIPGIFGLVAGSLYRLNVLSIRKMKIPQIIASFFARYFAPSSGNASRPSRSLVRNTPSQTGRAVQNPSSTGFAPIVEPPESSVAMLVSMGFDGNAARQALMRARNDINVATNILLEAQSR; this is encoded by the exons ATGCAGGGCGGCGTCTCCGGATTCC AGAACGCTCCGGTGACGCGGGCTGTCGCTCTCGCCAGCGGCCTCCTCTCCGTTATCTTCAGCGCCCAGCGACGCGGCCGCGCCCTCAGCATCTCATACCAG GGCATTGTCGAAAATTTCCGTTTATGGAAGATATTCCCATCTGTATTTGCGTTTCAGTCAACACCAGAGTTAATGTTTGGACTGTACCTTCTGTATTACTTCCGCGTATTTGAGAGGCAGATGGGCTCTAACAAATACTCG GTTTTTTGTTTGTTCACGATCACAGTGTCATCACTTCTCGAGATCTTTTCATTGGTTCTCCTGAAAG ATACAAATTACATTAGTGCACTTGCATCAGGACCTTATGGTCTCATATTTGCCTCATTTGTTCCATTCTTTATTGACATTCCTGTCACGTCACAATTCCGTATTTTTGGCCTTAATTTCAGCGACAAATCGTTCATATACCTAGCTGGTCTTCAG CTTTTTTTATCTTCTTGGAAGCGCTCCCTTATTCCTGGTATATTTGGTCTGGTTGCTGGTTCTCTCTATCGTCTAAATGTGCTCAGCATCCGCAAGATGAAG ATTCCACAGATTATTGCATCATTTTTCGCAAGATACTTTGCACCTTCATCAGGGAATGCATCTCGGCCCTCCAGGAGTCTTGTCAGAAACACGCCTTCTCAAACAGGGCGTGCTGTTCAG AATCCGTCGTCTACTGGATTTGCTCCAATCGTCGAGCCTCCAGAGTCGTCCGTTGCTATGCTGGTTTCAATGGGCTTTGATGGTAATGCCGCAAGACAAGCACTCATGCGAGCCAGAAATGACATCAATGTGGCCACGAACATCCTACTGGAAGCTCAGTCTCGTTGA
- the LOC133899224 gene encoding rab escort protein 1-like, with translation MAEDPAATSSAIAIAAGDRGGNLHDYPTIDPTSFDVFICGTGLPESVLAAACAAAGKTVLHVDPSPFYGSLYSSLPPPSLPSFLSPSPSPPSSAAAAASFDSHTVVDLHRRCLYSELETSGAAPEPSRRFTVDLVGPRVLYCADEAVDLLLRSGGSHHVEFKSVEGGSLLYWEGRLYPVPDSRQAIFKDATLKLKEKNVLFRFFKLVQAHIAASASADEGEEGDASAKIPEEDLDIPFIEYLKKRQLSPKMRAVVLYAIAMADYDQDGADSSEKLLTTREGIQTIALYSLSIGRFANAEGAFIYPMYGHGELPQAFCRCAAVKGALYVLRMPVAALLVDEEKKHFVGARLASGQDILCQQLILDPSYKIPTLDVPCDGSDSNLPRKVARGICIISKSVKQDSSNVLVVFPPKSLEEQQVAAVRVLQLSSNLAVCPPGMFVAYLSTPCADASTGKQCIKKAIDVLFSPQASDGSEGHLETTSENDEDVKPTLIWSCVYGQEITQGTSGSLLSCPMPDASLDYRNILESTKKLFVDICPNEEFLPRKAAPVYADDDSDSAE, from the exons ATGGCGGAAGatcccgccgccacctcctccgccattGCCATTGCCGCCGGCGACCGCGGCGGAAACCTGCACGACTACCCCACCATCGATCCCACCTCGTTCGACGTGTTCATCTGCGGCACAGGCCTCCCGGAGTCCGTCCTGGCCgccgcctgcgccgccgccgggaAGACCGTCCTCCACGTAGACCCCAGCCCGTTCTACGGCTCCCTCTACTCATCTCTCCcgcccccctccctcccctcattcctctccccctccccatcCCCGCCCTCCTCGGCtgcggccgccgcctccttcgATTCGCACACCGTCGTCGATCTCCACCGCCGCTGCCTATACTCGGAGCTCGAGACCTCGGGGGCGGCGCCCGAGCCGTCGAGGCGGTTCACGGTCGACCTGGTGGGTCCCCGGGTGCTGTACTGCGCCGACGAGGCCGTGGATCTTCTCCTGAGGTCAGGGGGTAGCCACCATGTGGAGTTCAAGAGCGTCGAGGGGGGCAGCCTCCTCTACTGGGAGGGCCGTCTCTACCCGGTGCCGGACTCCAGGCAGGCTATCTTCAAGGACGCCACCCTCAAGCTTAAGGAGAAGAATGTCCTGTTCAGGTTCTTCAAGCTTGTGCAGGCGCACATTGCCGCCTCGGCTTCTGCCGATGAGGGAGAAGAGGGCGATGCTTCTGCTAAGATTCCTGAGGAGGACCTGGACATCCCCTTCATCGAGTACCTCAAGAAGCGGCAGCTTTCACCCAAAATGAGGGC GGTTGTCTTGTATGCCATTGCCATGGCAGATTATGATCAAGATGGTGCTGACTCTAGTGAAAAACTGCTAACGACGAGAGAGGGAATCCAGACCATTGCTCTGTACTCCTTATCCATTGGGAG GTTTGCTAATGCAGAAGGTGCTTTCATTTATCCTATGTATGGGCATGGTGAGCTGCCTCAAGCTTTCTGCCGCTGTGCTGCTGTTAAGGGTGCCCTATAT gTGTTGCGGATGCCAGTGGCTGCACTTCTTGTGGATGAG GAAAAGAAGCATTTTGTAGGTGCCAGATTGGCATCTGGTCAGGATATTTTGTGCCAGCAGTTGATACTTGATCCGTCATACAAAATTCCTACCTTGGATGTGCCATGTGATGGTTCAGACTCAAACTTGCCAAGAAAAGTTGCAAGGGGAATATGCATAATTAGCAAGTCTGTGAAACAGGATTCATCAAATGTTCTGGTTGTTTTCCCACCAAAAT CACTAGAAGAGCAGCAGGTTGCAGCTGTTCGGGTTCTTCAGTTGAGCAGCAATCTAGCAGTATGCCCTCCTGGAAT GTTTGTGGCATATCTGTCTACTCCCTGTGCTGATGCCTCCACTGGAAAGCAATGCATAAAAAAAGCAATAGATGTTCTTTTCAGTCCTCAGGCATCAGATGGTTCAGAAGGCCACCTGGAGACAACTAGTGAAAACGATGAGGATGTGAAGCCAACACTGATTTGGAGCTGTGTATATGGTCAAGAGATCACACAG GGAACATCTGGTTCTTTGCTGTCGTGCCCCATGCCTGATGCAAGTCTGGACTACAGGAATATACTGGAATCAACAAAAAAG TTATTTGTAGATATTTGTCCGAATGAAGAATTCTTGCCTAGAAAGGCAGCTCCTGTATATGCCGATGATGACTCTGATTCTGCGGAGTAA